The stretch of DNA GGGTGACCTGGATTTCTACCTACCTCACGCAGGGTGACCACCCGGTCTACATGCTGATGTTCTTCCTGCTGATTGTGGGCTTCACCTACTTCTATGTCGCCATTACCTTCAACCCTGTTGAGGTTGCCGACAACATGAAGCAATACGGTGGCTTCATCCCCGGCATTCGTGCCGGTCGCCCCACTGCCGAATATCTCGACTACGTGCTGACCCGCATTACCTTGCCTGGTTCGCTATACCTCGGTCTCGTCGCGATTTTGCCCCTGATTGTGCTCGCTCTGGCAGGCGCCAGCACCTCCTTCACATTCGGTGGAACATCTATACTTATCGTTGTAGGTGTTGGGCTGGAGACTGTGAAACAGATCGATTCGCAGTTACAACAGCGCCACTATGAAGGGCTATTGCGATAATGACTGGTACTCGCCTGCTGCTGATTGGACCACCCGGAGCAGGTAAGGGTACACAGGCAGCAATCCTCGCCGAAACATACGGTATTCCCGCTATTTCTACCGGAGATATCTTCCGCGCCAACGTTAAGAACGAGACTCCGTTGGGTCTCGAGGTGAAGGCAATCATGGCTCGCGGAGAGTATGTCCCCGACTCGTTGACCAATGCCATCGTCGAAGATCGCCTGCACGAAGCAGACGCTGCGAATGGTTTCCTCCTCGATGGATACCCTCGCACCATTGATCAGGTGAACGAGCTCGACCGGATGCTTTCCGCTGACGGGAAGGCTCTCGATGCTGTTGTTCTGATCACCGCAGACACCGATGTTGTGGTGGGGCGCTTGCTCAAGCGTGCTGAAATTGAAGGCCGTGCTGACGATACGGAAGAGGTCATCCGTCACCGCATGTCTGTCTATGAAGAGCAGACTGCTCCGCTTATCGACACCTACTCCGCTCGTGGCATTGTTGTCACCGTTGACGGTCTAGGCGCTGTGGAAGAAGTGACCTCTCGCATCGTTGACGCACTTTCTGCTGCCGGCGTTCAGGCCTAAAACAACAGATGGGTTTTCGCACCAATATTTATAAGTCCCCAGCACAGCTGAGGCTTATGGTGGAACCTGGACTCATTACCGCTGCTGCGCTCGACGCTGCACGTCCCCTGATTCGTGCTGGAGTCTCCACACTCGAGATTGACGCTGCGGCGGAAAAGGTCATCCGTGACCGCGGAGCAGAACCCAATTTCAAGTTGGTTCCTGGTTATCGCCACACCGTGTGTGCCTCGGTGAACGACGAAGTCGTTCACGGCATTCCTGGCGGTCGCATCCTTGAACCTGGCGACATCGTCTCGATCGATGCTGGTGCGCAATACAAAGAATGGAATGGGGACTCCGCCATTACAGTTGTTGTTCCCGACCCTAGCCGTCCTGAGGTTGTAGCTGAGCGTGAGCAGCTTTCCAGAATTACGGAAGGATCCCTCTGGGCAGGTATTGCTCGCTTGGCCAAAGCTAAGCACCTTAATGAGGTGGGAGATGCCATCCAGGGCTATATCGAACTTGAGGGTATGAAAGTTGGCCACCGCTACGGCATCCTCACTGATTACATAGGTCACGGTATTGGACGTGACATGCACGAAGCGCCCCCAGTGTTCAACTACCGTGTGAAGCAAAAGGGCCCTGAAGTAAAGCCTGGGCTGGTTGTAGCCATCGAGCCCATGGTTGTCACCGGCAAGATCGACACCTACGTTGCCGAGGATGACTGGACCGTCATCACCGAAGACGGTGGCATGGCTTCACACTGGGAACACTCGGTTGCTGTGCACAAAGATGGCATCTGGGTTCTCACTGCGCATGATGGTGGGGCTGCAGGCTTGGCACCCTTTGGTGTTGTGCCAACTCCGATTGCTTGAGTTGAGCACCGATATCCTTTATCCATGCGGCATCGCAATCAAGCTTCACTCAATACTTCGGCACTAATGCGCCTTTCACAGTTGATTATTTCTGTGGTCGCAGGTTTATGTTTGACTCTTCTATCTTCGTTGAGTGCACATGGTTCTGCTTCACCAACTGCTGGGCCAGTTTCAGGCGGGACGCCTGTGACGATTGACGGTATCAACTTTGTCAAGGTTTCCGTGGGCATTCGACATGCTCTGGGTCTCACTTCCCAGGGGACTGTATATTCCTGGGGATACAACGGTTATGGCGAATTAGGTGATGGCACCACTTCAAACAGTTCAGTGCCTGTACAAGTCAAGGGAATTGGCGGATCTGGATATTTAACAGACGTGACAGATATCTCTGCTGGCGGATGGTTTTCACTTGCTGTGAGTAATGGGCATGTAGTCAGCTGGGGGCTCAACAGCCGTGGCAATTTAGGCATCGGTACCTTGACAAATAGCTCAGTCCCCCTTGTTGTCAACGGCGTGGGGGGTTCCGGTGAACTCACAGGCATCAATGGTGTCGCTGCGGGTTTCAGTGAGGCGTATGCAACAAATGGAACGAATGTGTTTGCCTGGGGAAGTAATGATCATGGCCAATTGGGAAATAACCAAGTCGGTACAGATGCAAGATCGCCGGTGATTGTTTTGGGAATTAATGGCACTTCGCCACTAACAAATGTCACTGCAGTTGCTGCCGGAGCATTTTTTGGAATGGCAGTTAGCAATGGAACATTGGTTTCATGGGGTGCTAATTTTTATGGAAATCTTGGTGATGGTACAACCACAAATCGACCATATCCAGTCGTTGTTCAAGGGGTTGGTGGGTCAGGAACTCTTTCCGGCATAACAATGCTTGCAGCTGGAGAAAGCTTTGCGCTTGCTTCCTCGGGGGATGCTACTTATGCATGGGGCGATAATTTTTCGGGTGCCCTAGGTGATGGCACTTTAACAAATAGCTCCTCGCCTGTGCGAGTAATTGGCTTGGGTGGGACTGGCTATCTGACAGGCGTAACTTCCCTAGGTGCTGGTCTTTATCAAGCACTTGCTCTAACAACTTCAGGAGCAGTTGCTTGGGGAAGTAATGTTGGGGGATCCCTTGGCATTGGTTCAACAACTGCCAGCAATTATCCTGTCAGAATTCTCGGACTTGGTGGCCAAGGAAACTTGACCACTGCTACGAGCATTGATGGTGGAGAGTACTATTCCATGGCGGCAACACCGTCTGGAATGTTGGGTTGGGGATTGAGTTATTCAACTCTTATTGGTGACGGTGGTGCTGTTACGAATACGCAGGTTCCTGTAATTGGCCCCAATTTTCAACCTCTT from Aurantimicrobium sp. MWH-Uga1 encodes:
- a CDS encoding adenylate kinase encodes the protein MTGTRLLLIGPPGAGKGTQAAILAETYGIPAISTGDIFRANVKNETPLGLEVKAIMARGEYVPDSLTNAIVEDRLHEADAANGFLLDGYPRTIDQVNELDRMLSADGKALDAVVLITADTDVVVGRLLKRAEIEGRADDTEEVIRHRMSVYEEQTAPLIDTYSARGIVVTVDGLGAVEEVTSRIVDALSAAGVQA
- the map gene encoding type I methionyl aminopeptidase — translated: MGFRTNIYKSPAQLRLMVEPGLITAAALDAARPLIRAGVSTLEIDAAAEKVIRDRGAEPNFKLVPGYRHTVCASVNDEVVHGIPGGRILEPGDIVSIDAGAQYKEWNGDSAITVVVPDPSRPEVVAEREQLSRITEGSLWAGIARLAKAKHLNEVGDAIQGYIELEGMKVGHRYGILTDYIGHGIGRDMHEAPPVFNYRVKQKGPEVKPGLVVAIEPMVVTGKIDTYVAEDDWTVITEDGGMASHWEHSVAVHKDGIWVLTAHDGGAAGLAPFGVVPTPIA